In Microbacterium lushaniae, the following are encoded in one genomic region:
- the ffh gene encoding signal recognition particle protein: MATFGTLSDRLTDTFRNLRKKGQLTPADVDGTVREIRRALLEADVALPVVKDFTAAVRERALGDEVNRALNPAQQVVQIVNEELVGILGGQQRRLQFAKNPPTIIMLAGLQGSGKTTFAGKLARSLEKEGHTPLLIAADLQRPNAVNQLQVVAERAGAAIYAPEPGNGVGDPVKVARDGVEYARRQQHDTVIIDTAGRLGVDAELMKQAADIRRATNPDEVLFVIDAMIGQDAVNTAKAFQEGVDFTGVVLSKLDGDARGGAALSVASVTGRPIIYASTGEGLEDFEPFHPDRMASRILDLGDILTLIEQAQSAFDETEAMKVAEKLATETFTLEDFLEQMQQMKKMGSMKKMLGMLPGVGSMKQQLENFDEREIDRTEAIIRSMTPAERRNPKLLNGSRRLRIARGSGMTVTDVNSLVQRFEQAAKMMKTMARGGVPNIPGMGPVPGAGRPGASSKRGKQQKSKGSRSGNPAKRAAENAGLAASGPAAPTGSGFGLGGGAGAAEPSEADLAELQKLLGRG; this comes from the coding sequence ATGGCTACCTTCGGCACGCTCTCCGATCGGCTCACCGACACCTTCCGCAACCTCCGCAAGAAGGGCCAGCTCACGCCCGCGGACGTGGACGGAACGGTCCGCGAGATCCGTCGCGCCCTCCTCGAGGCCGACGTGGCGCTGCCGGTGGTGAAGGACTTCACCGCGGCGGTGCGCGAGCGCGCCCTCGGCGACGAGGTCAATCGTGCGCTCAACCCCGCCCAGCAGGTCGTGCAGATCGTCAACGAGGAGCTCGTCGGCATCCTCGGCGGGCAGCAGCGTCGCCTGCAGTTCGCCAAGAACCCGCCGACGATCATCATGCTCGCCGGCCTCCAGGGCTCGGGGAAGACGACCTTCGCCGGCAAGCTCGCGCGCTCGCTGGAGAAGGAGGGGCACACGCCGCTCCTGATCGCAGCAGACCTGCAGCGCCCCAACGCCGTGAACCAGCTGCAGGTGGTGGCCGAGCGCGCCGGGGCGGCGATCTACGCCCCCGAGCCGGGCAACGGCGTCGGCGACCCCGTGAAGGTCGCGCGTGACGGCGTCGAGTACGCGCGCCGCCAGCAGCACGACACCGTCATCATCGACACCGCCGGACGCCTCGGCGTGGATGCCGAGCTGATGAAGCAGGCCGCCGACATCCGCCGCGCGACCAACCCGGATGAGGTCCTGTTCGTCATCGACGCGATGATCGGTCAGGACGCCGTCAACACCGCCAAGGCGTTCCAGGAGGGCGTCGATTTCACCGGCGTGGTGCTGTCCAAGCTCGACGGCGACGCCCGCGGCGGCGCGGCCCTGTCCGTCGCATCCGTCACCGGCCGCCCCATCATCTACGCCTCCACGGGAGAGGGACTCGAGGACTTCGAGCCGTTCCACCCCGACCGCATGGCGTCGCGCATCCTCGACCTCGGCGACATCCTGACCCTCATCGAGCAGGCCCAGTCGGCCTTCGACGAGACCGAGGCGATGAAGGTCGCCGAGAAGCTCGCGACGGAGACCTTCACGCTCGAGGACTTCCTCGAGCAGATGCAGCAGATGAAGAAGATGGGCTCCATGAAGAAGATGCTCGGGATGCTCCCGGGTGTCGGCTCCATGAAGCAGCAGCTGGAGAACTTCGACGAACGCGAGATCGACCGCACCGAGGCGATCATCCGCTCCATGACGCCCGCCGAGCGGCGCAACCCGAAGCTGCTCAACGGCTCGCGACGCCTGCGGATCGCGCGCGGTTCGGGTATGACCGTGACCGACGTGAACTCCCTCGTGCAGCGGTTCGAGCAGGCCGCGAAGATGATGAAGACCATGGCCCGCGGCGGTGTGCCGAACATCCCCGGGATGGGTCCGGTCCCCGGCGCCGGTCGCCCCGGAGCGTCGTCCAAGCGCGGCAAGCAGCAGAAATCCAAGGGATCGCGGTCGGGTAACCCGGCCAAGCGGGCCGCGGAGAACGCCGGCCTGGCCGCATCCGGCCCCGCAGCCCCGACCGGGTCGGGCTTCGGCCTCGGCGGCGGCGCCGGTGCGGCCGAGCCGAGCGAGGCCGACCTCGCCGAACTGCAGAAGCTCCTCGGCCGCGGCTGA
- the rpsP gene encoding 30S ribosomal protein S16 has protein sequence MAVKIRLKRLGKIRAPYYRIVVADSRTKRDGRVIEEIGKYHPTEEPSFIEVDSDRAQYWLGVGAQPTEQVAALLKLTGDWAKFKGEKDTASKVRVAEPKAPFEIDSSKKSVVKPKAEKKAPAADAAADDAAVASDSE, from the coding sequence GTGGCTGTCAAGATCCGTCTCAAGCGTCTCGGAAAGATCCGCGCGCCCTACTACCGCATCGTCGTCGCCGACTCGCGCACCAAGCGCGATGGTCGTGTCATCGAGGAGATCGGCAAGTACCACCCCACCGAGGAGCCCTCGTTCATCGAGGTCGACTCCGACCGCGCGCAGTACTGGCTCGGTGTCGGCGCGCAGCCGACCGAGCAGGTCGCCGCGCTGCTGAAGCTCACCGGCGACTGGGCCAAGTTCAAGGGCGAGAAGGACACCGCCTCGAAGGTGCGCGTCGCCGAGCCGAAGGCGCCGTTCGAGATCGACTCGTCCAAGAAGTCCGTCGTCAAGCCCAAGGCGGAGAAGAAGGCCCCCGCGGCCGACGCCGCTGCCGACGACGCCGCCGTGGCGTCCGACTCCGAGTAA
- a CDS encoding RNA-binding protein has protein sequence MLAAALEHVVKGIVDHPDDVTIRSSTSPRGDVLEVRVHPDDRGRVIGRGGRTAKALRTLISALADGRRVRVDVADD, from the coding sequence TTGCTGGCCGCCGCGCTCGAGCACGTCGTCAAGGGGATCGTGGATCACCCCGACGACGTGACCATCCGCTCCAGCACGTCCCCGCGTGGCGACGTGCTGGAGGTGCGCGTGCACCCGGACGACCGGGGGCGCGTGATCGGGCGCGGCGGACGCACGGCCAAGGCACTGCGCACTCTCATCTCGGCGCTCGCGGACGGTCGTCGCGTCCGCGTCGACGTCGCCGACGACTGA
- a CDS encoding TetR/AcrR family transcriptional regulator, translating to MPAEGRSGRPRASSREILAEAACELFLEQGYDATSVSDITTRAGVSRSSFFNYFATKGDVLWAALDERILALTRRLRDQPAGDADAEVRSAVAALADGFRPDSLALAAAQSEAMGIRDDLQREAGVRRARIAEAIAERLRREGVDALHADVVGAAYGGAVLAAIWRWAVRGPGRTELADVLAAALAVVPRADSLDQADGALA from the coding sequence ATGCCGGCAGAGGGACGCAGCGGACGCCCGAGGGCCTCGTCCCGCGAGATCCTCGCCGAAGCCGCATGCGAACTGTTCCTCGAGCAGGGGTATGACGCCACCTCGGTGTCCGACATCACCACGCGCGCGGGTGTGAGCCGCTCGAGCTTCTTCAACTACTTCGCCACGAAGGGCGACGTGCTGTGGGCGGCGCTGGATGAACGCATCCTCGCGCTGACGCGACGCCTGCGCGACCAGCCTGCGGGCGACGCGGACGCCGAGGTGCGCAGCGCCGTGGCCGCCCTCGCCGACGGTTTCCGCCCCGACAGCCTTGCGCTGGCGGCGGCGCAGTCCGAGGCGATGGGCATCCGCGACGACCTCCAGCGTGAGGCGGGGGTGCGCAGGGCGCGCATCGCGGAGGCGATCGCCGAGCGGCTCCGGCGCGAGGGCGTCGATGCGCTCCACGCCGACGTGGTCGGGGCAGCGTACGGGGGCGCCGTGCTCGCGGCCATCTGGCGGTGGGCCGTGCGGGGCCCCGGCAGGACGGAGCTTGCCGATGTGCTGGCCGCCGCACTGGCGGTCGTGCCGCGCGCCGACAGCCTCGACCAGGCGGACGGCGCGCTCGCGTAA
- a CDS encoding endonuclease domain-containing protein, translating into MSRHLALLQWVRERNGVAHTSAARAAGFSKLDVARAVELGLLRRVRRSWVVAPDADPRRAAAAAVSGRTTCVTQAVLLGLWVPNHDGVHVAVASNAARFDAAGLVVHWGAGPAPVAATSNEDPLVNVLFHAARCLPRTEAMVVWESALRVRLADAAVLQAVQWGSPAARELADAASFLSDSGLESRFIAGMRALGVAVRQQIWLDGHPVDVLIGERLVVQLDGFAHHRAADRRRDIAHDARLRLRGYTVLRFDFQQVLFDWAYVEETVVLAIAQRLHVAAR; encoded by the coding sequence ATGTCTCGACACCTCGCACTCCTGCAGTGGGTCCGCGAGCGCAACGGCGTGGCCCACACGTCGGCCGCACGCGCCGCCGGATTCAGCAAGCTTGACGTCGCTCGCGCCGTGGAACTCGGGTTGCTGCGCCGCGTTCGCCGTTCTTGGGTCGTCGCACCCGACGCCGATCCCCGGCGGGCGGCGGCAGCGGCGGTCAGCGGCCGGACGACGTGTGTCACGCAGGCCGTCCTCCTCGGGCTGTGGGTTCCGAACCACGACGGGGTGCACGTCGCCGTCGCCTCGAACGCCGCTCGTTTCGACGCGGCCGGCCTCGTCGTGCACTGGGGCGCGGGGCCCGCGCCGGTGGCCGCGACGTCGAACGAAGACCCGCTCGTCAACGTGCTGTTTCATGCGGCGCGGTGTCTTCCACGCACGGAGGCGATGGTCGTGTGGGAGTCCGCTTTACGGGTGCGGCTCGCCGACGCGGCCGTTCTGCAGGCCGTTCAGTGGGGAAGCCCCGCGGCGCGGGAGTTGGCCGACGCGGCATCCTTCCTCTCGGATTCCGGACTCGAGTCCCGTTTCATCGCGGGCATGCGTGCCCTCGGGGTCGCCGTGCGCCAGCAGATCTGGCTGGATGGCCACCCCGTGGACGTGCTCATCGGGGAGCGGCTCGTGGTGCAGCTGGACGGCTTCGCGCATCACCGGGCCGCGGACCGCCGGCGGGACATCGCGCACGACGCTCGACTCCGGCTCCGCGGCTACACGGTGCTCCGGTTCGACTTCCAGCAGGTGCTGTTCGACTGGGCGTACGTCGAGGAGACCGTGGTGCTCGCCATCGCGCAGCGCCTCCACGTCGCCGCTCGCTGA
- the trmD gene encoding tRNA (guanosine(37)-N1)-methyltransferase TrmD, giving the protein MRIDVVSIFPSFFDALEVSLLGKARGAGLLDIRVHDLRDWTHDRHRTVDDTPYGGGAGMVMKPEPWGEALDDIARDTSERPVFVFPSPAGEVFRQSTARELAHAPHLVFGCGRYEGIDERVFAEAASLGEVRLISLGDYVLNGGEVAAMAMIEAIGRLVPGVVGNPQSLVEESHEDGLLEYPSYTKPAVWRGREVPPILLSGNHGAIAAWRREQQLERTRLRRPDLLAE; this is encoded by the coding sequence GTGCGCATCGACGTCGTCTCGATCTTCCCGTCCTTCTTCGACGCGCTCGAGGTCTCGCTGCTGGGCAAGGCCCGCGGCGCCGGCCTTCTCGACATCCGCGTGCACGACCTGCGCGACTGGACCCACGACCGCCACCGCACCGTCGACGACACCCCCTACGGTGGCGGGGCCGGCATGGTCATGAAACCCGAGCCGTGGGGCGAGGCGCTCGATGACATCGCACGCGACACGTCCGAGCGCCCCGTGTTCGTGTTCCCGTCTCCGGCCGGCGAGGTCTTCCGCCAGTCAACCGCCCGCGAACTCGCGCACGCGCCGCACCTGGTCTTCGGATGCGGCCGCTACGAGGGGATCGACGAGCGCGTGTTCGCGGAGGCGGCGAGCCTCGGCGAGGTGCGGCTGATCAGCCTGGGCGACTACGTCCTCAACGGCGGAGAGGTCGCGGCGATGGCCATGATCGAAGCCATCGGGCGACTCGTCCCCGGCGTCGTCGGCAACCCGCAGAGCCTCGTGGAGGAGTCGCACGAGGACGGTCTCCTGGAGTATCCGTCGTACACGAAGCCGGCCGTGTGGCGCGGTCGGGAAGTGCCGCCGATCCTGCTCAGCGGCAATCACGGCGCCATCGCCGCGTGGCGGCGCGAACAGCAGCTGGAGCGCACCCGCCTCCGCCGCCCCGACCTCCTGGCCGAGTGA
- a CDS encoding DUF2004 domain-containing protein, with protein sequence MAIEHDFFGLLESGPDGSIFWSENVELGDQTVTVDLTAPDQDDVSQGALDVAAAMVSSLEAIDRTARNAMVSELDDRTSEVIEYILQQQQVLGDELEDLMVDVSGDVHVDVIRSLQLMSMTILADEHGGSEPFAVLEYALDPDATDDVLLVNLASDGHVQSVTSAD encoded by the coding sequence ATGGCGATCGAGCACGACTTCTTCGGACTCCTCGAGTCGGGCCCGGACGGATCCATCTTCTGGTCCGAGAACGTCGAATTGGGCGACCAGACGGTGACGGTCGACCTGACCGCGCCCGATCAGGACGACGTGTCGCAGGGCGCGCTGGATGTTGCGGCGGCGATGGTGTCGTCTCTGGAGGCGATCGACCGCACGGCCCGCAACGCCATGGTGTCCGAGCTCGATGACCGCACGAGCGAGGTGATCGAGTACATCCTCCAGCAGCAGCAGGTGCTGGGCGATGAGCTGGAGGACCTCATGGTCGATGTCTCCGGTGACGTGCACGTGGACGTCATCCGCTCGCTGCAGCTGATGAGCATGACCATCCTCGCCGACGAGCACGGCGGCAGCGAGCCTTTCGCGGTGCTCGAGTACGCGCTCGATCCCGACGCGACCGACGACGTGCTCCTGGTGAACCTCGCCTCCGACGGGCACGTCCAGTCGGTCACCAGCGCCGACTGA
- the map gene encoding type I methionyl aminopeptidase: protein MIELRTPAEIEAMRPAGRFVAEALATLRDETKVGTNLLAIDRRAHDMIRRAGAQSCYIDYHPSFGASPFGKVICTSINDAVLHGLPHDYALRDGDLVTLDFAVSIDGWVADSAVSFVVGTPRDEDLALIDTTERALDAAIAAAVVGNRIGDISAAIAAVAHGDGYSINTDFGGHGVGREMHGDPHVPNDGKPGRGYPLRAGLVMALEPWFLATTDRLVTDPDGWTLRSADGSRGAHSEHTVAITAEGPIILTDRSFLGVD from the coding sequence ATGATCGAGTTGCGCACCCCGGCGGAGATCGAAGCGATGCGGCCGGCGGGCCGCTTCGTGGCGGAGGCGCTGGCGACCCTGCGTGATGAGACGAAGGTGGGCACCAACCTGCTCGCGATCGATCGGCGCGCGCACGACATGATCCGTCGCGCCGGTGCCCAGTCGTGCTACATCGACTACCACCCCTCGTTCGGGGCGAGCCCGTTCGGGAAGGTCATCTGCACGTCGATCAACGACGCCGTGCTGCACGGGCTGCCGCACGACTACGCGCTGCGCGACGGCGACCTGGTGACGCTGGATTTCGCCGTGTCGATCGACGGATGGGTCGCCGATTCGGCCGTGTCCTTCGTCGTGGGCACGCCCCGTGACGAAGACCTCGCGCTCATCGACACGACCGAGCGCGCGCTGGATGCCGCGATCGCCGCCGCCGTGGTGGGCAATCGCATCGGCGACATCTCGGCCGCCATCGCCGCCGTCGCGCACGGCGATGGGTACTCCATCAACACCGACTTCGGCGGCCACGGCGTCGGCCGGGAGATGCACGGCGACCCGCACGTGCCCAACGACGGCAAGCCGGGCCGGGGCTACCCGCTGCGCGCGGGCCTGGTCATGGCCCTGGAGCCGTGGTTCCTCGCCACCACCGACCGGCTCGTGACCGACCCGGACGGCTGGACGCTGCGCAGCGCCGACGGATCGCGCGGCGCCCACTCCGAGCACACGGTGGCGATCACCGCCGAGGGCCCCATCATCCTGACCGACCGGTCGTTCCTCGGCGTGGACTGA
- a CDS encoding glutamate--cysteine ligase yields the protein MTVPFAPSARSSVGIEWELMLADRESGDLVPRAPDIVEPLEESTKLERFTITQELLTNTIELTSGVGDTVAAAVDDIADAIAAVRTQTEPLGVELLCAGSHPFAQWYDQQVTDKTRYHRLIERTQWWGRNMLIWGIHVHVGVEDVNKVFPLIDALSVYLPHLQALSASSPFWAGERTGYASNRALVFQQLPTAGLPWQLENWAQYEAYLDDMMRTGVMADATEVRWDIRPAPRWGTIEIRACDGMSTLPELAAVAALAQTLVERFSRDLDEGRPIPRIPPWYIRENKWRAARYGLGARIIVDAEGTQAPVVEHLRETIDGIADIAVELKCGRELAALETILSTGGSSARQIAVAEAADGDLREVAQHLIREFRSGPTLREHLRTFAS from the coding sequence ATGACGGTCCCGTTCGCGCCCTCTGCACGTTCGTCGGTCGGGATCGAGTGGGAATTGATGCTCGCCGACCGCGAAAGCGGTGATCTCGTCCCCCGCGCACCCGACATCGTCGAGCCGCTGGAAGAGAGCACGAAGCTCGAGCGCTTCACCATCACGCAGGAGCTGCTCACCAACACGATCGAGCTCACCAGCGGCGTGGGCGACACCGTGGCCGCCGCCGTGGACGACATCGCCGACGCGATCGCCGCCGTACGCACGCAGACCGAGCCGCTCGGCGTCGAGCTCCTGTGCGCCGGAAGCCACCCGTTCGCGCAGTGGTACGACCAGCAGGTGACGGACAAGACCCGCTACCACAGGCTCATCGAGCGCACCCAGTGGTGGGGGCGGAACATGCTCATCTGGGGCATCCACGTGCATGTGGGCGTCGAAGACGTCAACAAGGTCTTCCCCCTCATCGACGCCCTGTCGGTGTACCTGCCGCACCTGCAGGCGCTGTCGGCGTCGAGCCCGTTCTGGGCGGGAGAGCGCACCGGCTACGCGTCGAACCGGGCGCTGGTCTTCCAGCAGCTGCCGACGGCGGGGCTGCCCTGGCAGCTGGAGAACTGGGCGCAGTACGAGGCGTACCTGGACGACATGATGCGCACCGGCGTGATGGCCGACGCGACCGAGGTGCGGTGGGACATCCGCCCCGCACCGCGGTGGGGCACGATCGAGATCCGCGCGTGCGACGGGATGTCGACCCTCCCCGAGCTCGCTGCCGTCGCGGCCCTCGCCCAGACGCTCGTGGAACGCTTCTCCCGCGACCTCGACGAAGGGCGGCCGATCCCCCGCATCCCGCCGTGGTACATCCGGGAGAACAAGTGGCGCGCAGCCCGGTACGGCCTGGGCGCGCGCATCATCGTCGACGCCGAGGGCACGCAGGCCCCCGTCGTGGAGCACCTGCGCGAGACGATCGACGGGATCGCCGACATCGCCGTGGAGCTGAAGTGCGGGCGCGAACTCGCCGCGCTGGAGACGATCCTGAGCACCGGCGGGAGCTCGGCTCGTCAGATCGCCGTGGCCGAGGCCGCCGACGGCGATCTGCGCGAGGTCGCGCAGCACCTGATCCGGGAGTTCCGCAGCGGCCCGACCCTCCGCGAGCACCTGCGCACCTTCGCCTCCTGA
- the ftsY gene encoding signal recognition particle-docking protein FtsY: MAENSWSLGRALRGLFVKPTIDETTWEALETALLTADFGPDITERIVDELREKVERFHTTDPRDLQRMLRETLEEHFAKFDTTLRLTERPAVVLVVGVNGVGKTTTIGKFAKFLQRYGRSVVVGAADTFRAAAVDQLATWAERGGAAIVRPQHEGQDPASVAFQTIAYAKETGTEIVLVDTAGRLHTKGGLMDELGKIRRVIEKQAPISEVLLVLDATTGQNGVMQAQAFLEHAGVTGLVITKLDGSAKGGFILAVQERTGIPVKLLGQGEGIGDLTGFTPHVFAASLVD, encoded by the coding sequence ATGGCGGAGAACTCCTGGTCGCTCGGTCGCGCGCTGCGCGGACTGTTCGTCAAGCCCACGATCGACGAGACGACGTGGGAAGCCCTCGAGACGGCGCTGCTCACCGCCGACTTCGGACCCGACATCACCGAGCGCATCGTCGACGAGCTGCGGGAGAAGGTCGAGCGGTTCCACACGACAGACCCGCGTGATCTCCAGCGGATGCTGCGGGAGACCCTGGAGGAGCACTTCGCGAAGTTCGACACGACGCTGCGCCTCACCGAGCGTCCCGCCGTCGTGCTCGTGGTCGGGGTCAACGGCGTGGGCAAGACGACGACCATCGGCAAGTTCGCGAAGTTCCTCCAGCGCTACGGCAGGTCGGTCGTGGTCGGGGCCGCCGACACGTTCCGCGCCGCCGCCGTCGACCAGCTGGCGACGTGGGCCGAACGCGGGGGAGCGGCGATCGTCCGGCCCCAGCACGAGGGTCAGGACCCCGCATCCGTCGCCTTCCAGACCATCGCCTACGCGAAGGAGACCGGCACCGAGATCGTCCTGGTCGACACCGCAGGGCGCCTGCACACCAAGGGCGGGCTCATGGACGAGCTCGGCAAGATCCGCCGCGTGATCGAGAAGCAGGCCCCCATCAGCGAGGTGCTGCTCGTGCTGGATGCCACCACCGGGCAGAACGGCGTCATGCAGGCGCAGGCCTTCCTCGAGCACGCGGGCGTCACCGGGCTGGTCATCACCAAGCTCGACGGGTCCGCCAAGGGCGGGTTCATCCTGGCCGTTCAGGAGCGCACCGGCATCCCGGTGAAACTCCTCGGCCAGGGCGAAGGGATCGGCGACCTCACCGGGTTCACGCCGCATGTCTTCGCCGCGTCGCTCGTGGACTGA
- the rimM gene encoding ribosome maturation factor RimM (Essential for efficient processing of 16S rRNA) yields MSDAAQSRPAKPPRTQLRVGRLVKAHGLKGALKLELYTDDPDGRFVPGATFTLQVPTSSPWHGKTLTVREFRWMNSHAVAFFEGVDDRSGAEELVRAILWIDEDAASAPAEDDAWYDHQLVGLDVVRDGEVVGRVARVDHMPAQDLLTVTVGEREVLVPFVKAIVPEVDVTAGRVVVTPPPGLFEDLPPAADDEPEPADTKAEAADATPDEDDHRED; encoded by the coding sequence ATGTCGGACGCAGCACAGTCCCGTCCCGCCAAGCCGCCGCGCACACAGCTGCGCGTGGGCCGGCTGGTCAAGGCGCACGGGCTCAAGGGCGCCCTCAAGCTCGAGCTGTACACCGATGACCCCGACGGCCGGTTCGTCCCGGGCGCGACGTTCACGCTGCAGGTGCCGACGTCCTCGCCGTGGCACGGCAAGACGCTCACGGTGCGGGAATTCCGGTGGATGAACAGCCACGCGGTCGCGTTCTTCGAGGGCGTGGACGACCGTTCCGGCGCGGAGGAGCTCGTCCGCGCCATCCTCTGGATCGATGAGGATGCCGCATCCGCTCCCGCCGAAGACGACGCGTGGTACGACCACCAGCTGGTGGGCCTGGACGTCGTGCGCGACGGCGAGGTGGTCGGACGCGTGGCCCGCGTGGATCACATGCCCGCGCAGGATCTGCTGACCGTGACGGTGGGGGAGCGCGAAGTGCTCGTGCCCTTCGTCAAGGCGATCGTCCCCGAGGTCGACGTCACCGCCGGGCGTGTGGTGGTCACTCCGCCGCCAGGGCTGTTCGAAGACCTGCCTCCCGCGGCGGACGACGAACCGGAGCCCGCCGATACGAAGGCCGAGGCAGCCGACGCGACGCCCGACGAGGACGATCACCGGGAGGACTGA